The region AGCAGATTTCGTCCGAATTTCTTGTATTTCTTCTTCAGTAGCTTTCACAATCATTACGATCTCTCCTTTCGTTTTGCTTTTCCACATGCACAGGTGAATTCCTGCAAAAAAGTCTTCGCCTAAGCGAAGACTTTTATTTAAATTCAAAATGCTCTTGGTGATTGCCTTGTTCATCCGTCCAGTTAATCACGATGTCTAAACTTGCAGCTTTTCCAGGAACAGCAAAATTGGCATAGCGAAAACGCTGACCGCTTTTGCTTAAGTTAGACCTTTCAATAGGAGAAAACAAGCTGTATTTCGCCTTATTTTTTCCTTCGTGTCGAAAAGCTTGGACCTGTACCCGCTCTACATCTTTTCCAATGTTTTCAACGATTAACCCATATGTATGATAGACGTTATTTTTCCATTTTAGCTGATTATCTCCTGCCATACTCGCTTTTGTCAGTTCAACTGACCATTGTTCAGATGCTCTCTTCATTGGAAGCTTTTCAATAGAAAGAGCGCTAACATGAATGGTTGCAAAAGCAAGCCAAACAAAACAAAAAGTGCTGACTGTATAAATTAGTCTTTTCATAGATTTTGATCTCCTTAGAAATTTTAGTAGTAGCATCTCCTATTACCCTAAAAATTATGATATACGTTTTAACACAAAAAGCCTCTCCATTCAGGAGAAGCTTCTTAGTTAATGCATAAGCAAATCTTTTTGTTTGTCTAATGAGTGTTTCGTATATAAATCTCTTTCAATCGCATATTTAGGACGCTGTTTCACTTCGTTGAAAATCTTGCCAATGTATTCTCCGACAAGCCCTATCCCCATTAGCTGCAGGCCGCCTACAAGCCAAATCGATAAAATAAGAGACGTCCAGCCAATTTGTGTATGATCTAAATATTTTTGAATCAGCGCATAAATACCAAACGCAATACTAAAGAGAAAAGAAGCTCCTCCAAGCAGCGTTAATAATCGTATAGGCGCTACGCTAAAAGATGTAATCCCGTCAAATGCGAAAGCAAGCATTTTCTTTAGCGGATATTTTGATTCGCCCGCCGTCCGTTCTTTGCGGTCATATGTGACTTCCGTGGAGCGAAATCCTACTAATGGTACAAGGCCTCGTAAAAAGACATTTCCTTCTTTGTATTTCATGAGTTCACCAAGAGCACGTTTGCTCATGAGACGAAAATCCGCGTGATTTTGAACGAGCTGAATTCCTAGCTTATTCATAAAACGGTAAAATCCTACTGCCGTGGTTCGTTTAAAAAATGTATCGGTTTCTCTGCTGTCTCGAACACCATATACGACTTCATACCCGAGCCAATATTTTTCCACAAAAGTACGAATGACGTTGATATCATCTTGCAAATCTGCGTCAATGGAAATGACGCAGTCAGATTGTTTGTAAGCTGCTTCTAGTCCTGCCAGCAAAGCATTTTGATGTCCTACATTTCGCGCTAGCTTTAACCCTTTTACAAATAAATTACTGCAGCTTTCTTTTTCAATAAGCGACCACGTGCTGTCTTTACTTCCATCGTCCACAAATAAAATTGTACTTTCACCTGATACAAGACGTTCATCTATCAGTTCTTTTACTACAGTAGTTAATTGAAAAGACGTCTCGTTTAATACTTCTTCTTCGTTGTAGCATGGAACAACAATCGTTAAAATAGGTCTGTTCATTTTATTACCCCCTTACTTTGCTTCATATACATACACTTTCCAAGCGGACTGTTTATCGTTAAATGCTTTTAAAAAGTGCAAACCGTCACTTTCAGCATTTTCGATTGGCACAGCTGAAAAGATATAGCGACCGCCCATTTTTTTAAATTGATTGATATTAAGCTGTAAATGACGGATATTTTTTGTTGAGTCTTTACGGTAATCATATTTTTTCCCTAGCTCGCTAACAAACACATAGCAGCGGTTGCCCCAGTGATCATAGTAGCTTTCTAACTTTTTATTTTTATCAAGCTCTTTGGCAATGATTTTGCGAAACTCATGTTTATACGTTAAGGGATAGAAGTTGTTATACGTATCTAGCGTATAAAAGCCGTTATACTGAGCAATTGATGGATGAAGCCCAATGCTTGCTACCCGATAAGATGATTTAGGTTTTCCAATATATCTGCTTATTTCATCGAATTGATGAACAGCATAAAATCCTTTAAACGACGGTTCGTGATTGTAGCGATAATAAAGTTCAGGGTTCGCTATAAATAACACAAGCAGCTGTAAAATCAAACACACCCACACAAACTTCTTCCACGTCTTGCCCCGCTTCCATAAAACATAGCCGCCAACTGCAAACATCAAATAAATAATGAGCGGGCGTAAAAAATGAAATCTAGCAAAGTTGAACGTATTTAAAAGCTGAAATTTTTCTTTTAGCAGCTCCCATCCTTTATAAAACCAAAACGCATACCAAATCGACAGTAGTAGATTAAGAATAAATAACTGCAAAAACGTTTTTTCAAGCTTTCCCTTGCGATTCCGAGCAACAATCCACAGCACGACAAAAGAAAGCGGTAAAAGCACAAAGGTATGAAGCGTCATTACATGCGTATGCCCAAGCGTATAGTTCTTCAAAGCAAGGCGAACGGAATGTCCAAAGCTTAGAGTAGAGCTTAAAAATTCATTTCGACTCGTCGGGTCTTCCGGAAATAAAAGAGAATCAACAAGCCGGTATTCAATGAGCAGAAAGACAGCGGTCATCGCTGCAATACTGCTTAAAAAAGGAATATTCCACGCTCGTTTTTTTACTGCATCTCTTAGCCATAGCAGCCCCATCGCCGCTAAAAAGAAGAAAAATCCTAGCACAAAACTCGCGTAAAACGGAAGCAGCAAAAGTGTAAGCCATTCCTTCCACGTTCCTTCGCGGTTTCGAATGGTTAAAAACGCCCACAGCGCCAGTGGCTGTCCTAATGTACTCAGCATGCCCGAAGGCCAAAAAGGAGTAAGTGCAAAAGCAAGTGATACAAGCACTCGAATCGCATAAGCATCTTCGCTTGTGATAAAATGCTTTTTTAATAATAAATACATTCCAATTAAAGCAAATACGCGCGTGATCGTTTGGCTGAGGCTGTACGCAAGCATGCTAGGAAATAAGCCATATAGCCACTGAATACCGCTAAATTCTGTTCCAAACGTATTTCTTGGCAATCCA is a window of Priestia aryabhattai DNA encoding:
- a CDS encoding glycosyltransferase family 2 protein gives rise to the protein MNRPILTIVVPCYNEEEVLNETSFQLTTVVKELIDERLVSGESTILFVDDGSKDSTWSLIEKESCSNLFVKGLKLARNVGHQNALLAGLEAAYKQSDCVISIDADLQDDINVIRTFVEKYWLGYEVVYGVRDSRETDTFFKRTTAVGFYRFMNKLGIQLVQNHADFRLMSKRALGELMKYKEGNVFLRGLVPLVGFRSTEVTYDRKERTAGESKYPLKKMLAFAFDGITSFSVAPIRLLTLLGGASFLFSIAFGIYALIQKYLDHTQIGWTSLILSIWLVGGLQLMGIGLVGEYIGKIFNEVKQRPKYAIERDLYTKHSLDKQKDLLMH
- a CDS encoding DUF6044 family protein — encoded protein: MKKETAMNKEKTLLIIAFLLLVAYVSPMFLLGENSHIRVHDNLDSNITWYKVLHQSGELFGSSHAVLPQIINGLPRNTFGTEFSGIQWLYGLFPSMLAYSLSQTITRVFALIGMYLLLKKHFITSEDAYAIRVLVSLAFALTPFWPSGMLSTLGQPLALWAFLTIRNREGTWKEWLTLLLLPFYASFVLGFFFFLAAMGLLWLRDAVKKRAWNIPFLSSIAAMTAVFLLIEYRLVDSLLFPEDPTSRNEFLSSTLSFGHSVRLALKNYTLGHTHVMTLHTFVLLPLSFVVLWIVARNRKGKLEKTFLQLFILNLLLSIWYAFWFYKGWELLKEKFQLLNTFNFARFHFLRPLIIYLMFAVGGYVLWKRGKTWKKFVWVCLILQLLVLFIANPELYYRYNHEPSFKGFYAVHQFDEISRYIGKPKSSYRVASIGLHPSIAQYNGFYTLDTYNNFYPLTYKHEFRKIIAKELDKNKKLESYYDHWGNRCYVFVSELGKKYDYRKDSTKNIRHLQLNINQFKKMGGRYIFSAVPIENAESDGLHFLKAFNDKQSAWKVYVYEAK